In Bacteroidota bacterium, a single window of DNA contains:
- a CDS encoding FKBP-type peptidyl-prolyl cis-trans isomerase gives MNNPFSTFLHITLFLFVLLSCNNNKGRKNVSESTLKEPLIDANKKMVKQESDEIDQYVKLQGWKMRTSGSGLRYMIYDTTNKPFAQNGQMAKVKYKISLLDGTVCYSSEKNGFKEFLIGQDHVESGLHEGIRYMKEGEKALFVMPSHLAHGLSGDNDKVPPRSSLVFDIELISLR, from the coding sequence ATGAATAATCCGTTTTCTACATTCCTACATATTACATTATTTTTGTTTGTGTTGTTGAGCTGCAACAACAATAAAGGTCGAAAAAATGTGTCCGAAAGTACCTTAAAAGAGCCACTTATTGATGCCAACAAAAAAATGGTAAAGCAAGAGTCGGACGAAATTGACCAATATGTTAAATTACAAGGATGGAAAATGCGCACCAGTGGCTCAGGGTTGCGTTATATGATTTACGACACTACCAACAAACCGTTTGCCCAAAATGGCCAAATGGCAAAGGTTAAGTATAAAATATCCTTGTTAGATGGCACTGTATGCTATTCGTCCGAAAAAAATGGTTTTAAAGAGTTTTTAATTGGTCAGGATCATGTTGAAAGTGGGTTACATGAAGGTATTAGATATATGAAGGAGGGCGAAAAGGCTTTGTTTGTTATGCCGTCTCATCTGGCGCATGGTTTGTCTGGCGATAACGATAAGGTGCCACCCCGATCAAGTTTAGTATTTGATATTGAGTTAATATCTCTTAGGTAA
- a CDS encoding FKBP-type peptidyl-prolyl cis-trans isomerase: MSAFKKYSSKFNKHISNSMCVCFFLLTFISSCKKEEKYKGYKETNSGLYYKLLSFGDSTKTAKNTDFLALRIVYKNERDSVFLDTKNQNPLGYLLVPASKVSFKGSFEEFYTSMNEGDSITFKVHSDSLFIKFLQTEYPVFIKESSILNVDVKLQKILSKEAYENELKLLAQLIDDLDIEEQRKLLIYLRQNNIFQSPLDNGLYYISAIEGDGPLVENEKTIVMRYNGYFMDGKKFDTTIDSSLFEFVMGKEDQIIPGIAEGIKLMKQGGKAKLIIPSHLAYGKDGSSTGVVPPYTTLIYDIEIVQVK, from the coding sequence TTGAGCGCATTCAAAAAATATTCATCTAAATTCAATAAGCACATATCTAATTCGATGTGTGTTTGTTTTTTTTTATTGACTTTTATTTCCAGCTGCAAAAAAGAAGAAAAATACAAAGGATATAAAGAAACAAATAGTGGTTTGTATTATAAGCTATTATCCTTTGGTGATAGTACTAAAACTGCAAAAAATACAGATTTCCTCGCGCTGCGAATTGTGTATAAAAACGAACGAGATTCGGTTTTTTTAGACACCAAGAATCAAAATCCTTTGGGGTATTTGCTTGTGCCTGCAAGCAAAGTAAGCTTTAAGGGCAGTTTTGAGGAGTTTTATACAAGCATGAATGAAGGAGATAGCATAACTTTTAAAGTACATAGTGATTCGTTATTTATCAAGTTTTTGCAAACCGAATACCCTGTTTTTATTAAAGAATCTAGTATTTTAAATGTGGATGTAAAACTCCAAAAAATATTATCCAAAGAAGCATATGAAAATGAATTAAAGCTGTTGGCGCAACTAATAGATGATTTAGATATAGAAGAGCAACGCAAGCTGTTGATTTATTTAAGACAAAACAATATTTTTCAATCGCCTTTAGATAATGGGTTGTATTATATATCGGCAATTGAGGGGGACGGCCCTCTAGTTGAAAATGAAAAAACGATTGTAATGCGCTACAATGGTTATTTTATGGATGGTAAAAAATTTGATACTACAATCGATTCGTCCTTATTTGAATTTGTAATGGGTAAAGAAGATCAAATTATACCCGGAATTGCCGAGGGAATTAAATTGATGAAACAAGGTGGGAAAGCAAAATTAATTATACCTTCGCATCTTGCTTACGGAAAGGATGGCTCATCTACTGGGGTTGTGCCTCCTTACACCACACTAATTTATGATATTGAAATTGTCCAAGTAAAATAA
- a CDS encoding FKBP-type peptidyl-prolyl cis-trans isomerase gives MKKQFKTAILASIGAFVVSCNSNKGSADFEKTESGLEYKFYSQNKEGVKPKEGDFIKVIMQYKTSKDSVLFKSAQVAMDGSGAIEFPVAKAPFKGSFEEGLAMMSVGDSASFKVSADSLYLLAFKAKELPAFIDKGSLLTFDVKLVSIRSKEEVMKEQEMAMQKQAAEAEKRKTQEPLEIEAYIKTNNITTKPTASGLYVIEKTKGTGAQVLKGSMVQVHYTGMFLDGNTFDSSIDRGQPIEFSVGQGQVIPGWDEGLQLMKVGGKATFLIPSNLAYGEMGSQGAIPPYSPLLFDVEVVGVK, from the coding sequence ATGAAAAAACAATTTAAAACAGCAATTTTAGCATCAATAGGAGCTTTTGTGGTGTCTTGTAATTCTAACAAAGGGTCAGCAGATTTTGAAAAAACGGAATCTGGTTTGGAGTACAAATTTTATTCTCAAAATAAAGAGGGCGTAAAACCTAAAGAAGGCGATTTTATAAAGGTAATTATGCAATACAAAACATCTAAAGATTCTGTGCTTTTTAAATCGGCTCAAGTTGCCATGGATGGTAGCGGAGCAATTGAGTTTCCTGTTGCAAAAGCACCGTTTAAAGGTAGTTTTGAAGAAGGCTTGGCAATGATGAGTGTTGGAGATAGTGCAAGTTTTAAAGTAAGCGCAGATTCTTTGTATTTGCTTGCTTTTAAAGCAAAGGAGCTACCTGCATTTATTGATAAAGGAAGTTTGTTGACATTTGATGTTAAGTTAGTTAGCATTCGTAGCAAAGAAGAGGTAATGAAAGAGCAAGAAATGGCAATGCAAAAGCAAGCCGCAGAAGCAGAAAAACGTAAAACTCAAGAGCCGCTTGAAATAGAAGCCTATATAAAAACAAATAATATTACCACTAAACCTACTGCAAGTGGTTTGTATGTTATCGAAAAAACAAAAGGAACTGGAGCGCAAGTTTTGAAAGGTTCTATGGTGCAAGTACATTATACCGGTATGTTTTTAGATGGAAATACATTTGATTCTTCTATTGATAGAGGGCAGCCAATCGAATTTTCGGTTGGGCAAGGTCAAGTTATTCCGGGATGGGATGAAGGATTACAATTAATGAAAGTAGGTGGGAAAGCTACTTTTTTAATACCTTCTAATTTGGCTTATGGCGAAATGGGGTCTCAAGGAGCCATTCCCCCATATTCTCCGTTGTTGTTTGATGTTGAGGTTGTTGGGGTTAAATAA
- a CDS encoding FKBP-type peptidyl-prolyl cis-trans isomerase, which yields MRKIVFLLLALVVSFTSFSQKKIKKKKVKKPVLVSTASGLKYSIVQKGNGAQPQAGDLVNVHYVGRLTNDTIFDSSVERGQPFAFKLGVGQVIKGWDEIVALLHVGDKANVTIPPDLAYGSNPVGTIPANSTLLFEVELLDMIPAPKPAAVTKSMDTITTASGLKYIMLKKNPNGVLPQKGDKLTVHYSGFLTDGQLFDSSVERAKPFEFKIGASRVIKGWEEGFTYLRQGERAKFIIPHALAYGEKGMGIIPAKSDLIFDVELLLVTPRKAPKPYDIAGLEVKTTESGLKYIRVKENPNGPLVVPGNVVMAHYTGFLEDSTMFDSTVDLGKPFQFVIGKNQVIKGWEEAFLLMRIGEKYRIIIPPALAYGEKGKAPAIKPNSTLIFDVEIMSAFDPVKPKSDDHGGHDHSDPNHKH from the coding sequence ATGCGAAAAATAGTTTTTCTTCTGCTTGCACTGGTTGTTTCTTTCACTAGTTTCTCACAAAAAAAGATAAAGAAAAAAAAGGTTAAAAAGCCTGTACTTGTTAGTACTGCAAGTGGACTGAAATATTCTATTGTTCAAAAAGGAAATGGAGCTCAACCTCAAGCCGGAGATTTAGTAAATGTGCATTATGTAGGACGACTTACCAACGATACTATTTTTGATAGCTCGGTAGAACGAGGACAACCTTTTGCGTTTAAGCTGGGAGTGGGGCAAGTTATAAAAGGATGGGATGAAATTGTGGCGTTGTTGCATGTTGGCGACAAGGCCAATGTTACAATTCCTCCCGATTTAGCTTACGGTTCTAATCCGGTAGGAACAATTCCTGCCAATTCAACCTTGCTTTTTGAGGTTGAGTTGTTAGATATGATACCCGCCCCAAAACCTGCGGCTGTTACTAAGTCAATGGATACAATAACCACTGCAAGTGGCTTAAAGTATATTATGTTAAAGAAAAACCCCAATGGAGTATTGCCTCAAAAAGGTGATAAGCTTACAGTTCATTATTCGGGTTTTTTAACGGATGGTCAGTTGTTCGATTCTTCTGTTGAAAGAGCTAAACCATTTGAGTTTAAAATAGGAGCGAGCAGAGTAATTAAAGGTTGGGAGGAAGGGTTTACCTATTTGCGTCAAGGCGAAAGGGCGAAGTTTATTATTCCACATGCACTTGCCTATGGAGAAAAAGGAATGGGGATAATTCCAGCTAAATCTGATTTAATTTTTGATGTAGAGTTGCTCTTGGTTACTCCACGTAAAGCTCCAAAACCATATGATATTGCAGGATTAGAGGTTAAAACTACCGAAAGTGGTTTAAAATACATTCGTGTAAAGGAAAATCCTAACGGTCCATTGGTAGTTCCTGGAAATGTTGTAATGGCACATTATACAGGATTTCTGGAGGATAGCACCATGTTCGACTCGACTGTTGATTTGGGCAAACCCTTTCAGTTTGTAATTGGAAAAAATCAAGTTATTAAGGGGTGGGAAGAAGCATTTTTATTGATGCGAATAGGAGAAAAATATAGAATTATTATTCCTCCTGCTTTAGCCTATGGAGAAAAGGGAAAAGCTCCGGCAATTAAACCAAATTCAACTTTAATATTTGATGTGGAAATTATGTCTGCTTTCGACCCTGTAAAACCTAAAAGTGATGATCATGGTGGGCATGACCATAGCGATCCTAATCACAAACATTAA
- a CDS encoding GH3 auxin-responsive promoter family protein, translated as MQLLGSILKSTIDLNRKLPKFPRKDAFKVQTNTLTKLLTKAQATAFGEHYNFNALLRSKDIVGDFQKSVPTHDYNSIFQKWWYRAINGEPFVCWPEQVKFFALSSGTSEASSKYIPVTKDMIKAIRKTSMRQILTMSHYNLPKEHFQRGILMLGGSTHLNYNGTYFEGDLSGISTGNLPFWFQYFYKPGRRIAKERDWNSKLDEITKSAKDWDIGVVSGVPAWMQILFERIIAHYKLNNIHEIWPNLLIYAHGGVSFTPYKKGFEKLLGKPMIYLETYLASEGFIAYQERPNSEGMRLVLDNGIFYEFVPFNENNFDGDGNMIQNPETLTVENVKENQEYAILLSTCSGAWRYLIGDTIKFTSLEYGEIVITGRTKHFLSLCGEHLSQDNMNRAIKMVEDELNIVIREFSVAGINYENLFAHKWYIGTDDKVDTSVLKEKIDSNLKALNDDYRVERIAALKDILIEVLPSAVFYDFMRSKGKEGGQNKFPRVLKKNQLTDWEAFLAKLTK; from the coding sequence ATGCAGTTGTTGGGATCGATACTTAAAAGTACAATAGACCTAAATCGAAAATTGCCGAAATTTCCGAGGAAAGATGCATTTAAGGTTCAAACAAATACACTTACTAAACTACTAACAAAAGCACAAGCTACCGCTTTCGGAGAACACTATAATTTTAATGCACTATTACGTTCCAAAGATATTGTAGGCGATTTTCAAAAAAGTGTTCCTACGCACGATTATAATTCCATATTTCAAAAATGGTGGTACCGGGCTATTAATGGAGAGCCATTTGTTTGCTGGCCTGAACAAGTCAAATTTTTTGCGTTAAGTTCCGGCACGTCCGAGGCGTCTAGCAAATACATTCCTGTTACAAAGGATATGATAAAGGCTATACGTAAAACGAGTATGCGGCAAATTTTAACCATGTCGCATTATAATTTACCCAAAGAACATTTTCAACGTGGAATATTAATGTTAGGCGGAAGCACACATTTAAACTATAACGGAACGTATTTTGAAGGCGATTTAAGTGGAATATCTACCGGTAATTTACCTTTTTGGTTTCAATATTTTTATAAGCCGGGAAGGCGAATTGCAAAAGAGCGAGATTGGAACTCCAAATTAGACGAAATTACAAAAAGTGCAAAAGATTGGGATATTGGTGTAGTATCTGGTGTGCCGGCATGGATGCAAATACTTTTTGAACGAATTATAGCTCATTACAAGCTAAACAATATACATGAAATTTGGCCCAACTTGCTTATTTACGCGCACGGAGGTGTTTCATTTACTCCATATAAAAAAGGGTTTGAAAAGCTTTTGGGTAAACCAATGATATATTTGGAAACATATTTGGCTTCCGAAGGTTTTATTGCGTATCAAGAACGACCTAATTCCGAGGGAATGCGTTTGGTGCTCGATAATGGAATTTTTTATGAATTTGTGCCATTTAATGAGAACAATTTTGATGGCGATGGCAATATGATTCAAAATCCGGAGACACTTACCGTAGAAAATGTCAAAGAAAATCAAGAGTATGCAATACTACTTTCAACCTGCTCAGGTGCTTGGCGTTATTTAATTGGAGATACTATAAAATTTACTTCCTTAGAATATGGCGAAATTGTAATTACCGGTAGAACCAAGCATTTTTTGAGCTTGTGCGGAGAGCATCTTTCGCAAGATAACATGAATAGAGCCATAAAAATGGTGGAAGATGAATTAAATATTGTGATTAGAGAGTTTAGTGTTGCCGGAATTAACTACGAAAATTTATTTGCTCACAAATGGTATATTGGAACAGATGATAAAGTAGATACTTCTGTTTTAAAGGAGAAAATTGACTCTAATTTGAAAGCGTTAAACGATGATTACCGAGTGGAGCGTATTGCAGCGTTGAAAGATATATTGATAGAAGTGCTTCCATCGGCAGTTTTTTATGATTTTATGCGTTCAAAAGGCAAGGAGGGGGGGCAAAATAAATTTCCACGGGTTTTGAAAAAAAATCAGCTGACAGATTGGGAAGCTTTCTTAGCCAAATTAACTAAATAA
- a CDS encoding LysE family transporter, protein MISAVLEGILLGLTLAMLIGPAFFALLDTSLTNGFKIGVALAFGIFLSDLFCIILAYLGFLQFIDNPIYKMEIGIVGGFILVLFGLYNMLGKKTLKQSSAASSFGKSISVVVIKGFFLNLFNPFVILFWVGVVTLAGSRFESSKINAIVFFVASLITIFATDVVKCFVARKIKNYLNATVLLWVNRVSGLILVIFGLVLAIRVIAPNLFL, encoded by the coding sequence ATGATTAGTGCAGTTTTAGAAGGCATTTTACTTGGCTTAACATTGGCAATGTTAATTGGTCCCGCTTTTTTTGCTTTGCTAGACACTAGTTTAACCAACGGATTTAAAATTGGTGTAGCGTTGGCTTTTGGTATATTTCTTAGCGATTTGTTTTGCATCATATTGGCTTATTTAGGTTTTTTACAGTTTATTGATAATCCAATCTATAAAATGGAAATAGGCATTGTTGGGGGCTTTATTCTTGTGTTGTTTGGGTTGTATAATATGTTGGGTAAAAAAACACTAAAACAATCGTCTGCCGCTTCTAGTTTTGGGAAATCGATATCGGTGGTGGTGATAAAAGGCTTTTTTTTAAACCTATTTAATCCATTTGTAATACTATTTTGGGTAGGTGTAGTTACGCTGGCCGGGTCTAGATTCGAGTCTTCAAAAATTAATGCAATTGTGTTTTTTGTAGCATCTCTCATTACCATTTTTGCAACAGATGTGGTAAAATGCTTTGTTGCTCGAAAAATTAAAAACTACCTAAACGCTACTGTACTTTTGTGGGTAAATAGAGTGTCAGGGTTAATACTTGTAATATTTGGACTCGTATTGGCAATTAGAGTAATAGCTCCTAATTTATTTCTCTAA
- a CDS encoding nucleoside triphosphate pyrophosphohydrolase family protein, translating into MENSINKVKEFHDAFSIKNNFTPTSKLTQDEYLLRYTLMREENEEYLEACKNGDLVEIADALGDLMYILCGTILKHGLQDKIEAVFNEIHRSNMSKLDENGKPIYREDGKVLKSEKYFKPNIKEILEK; encoded by the coding sequence ATGGAGAACAGTATAAACAAAGTAAAAGAGTTTCATGATGCTTTTAGCATAAAAAACAACTTTACTCCAACTTCTAAACTAACCCAAGACGAATATTTACTGCGCTATACCCTTATGCGCGAAGAAAATGAAGAATACTTAGAAGCTTGCAAAAATGGTGATTTGGTAGAAATTGCCGATGCCTTAGGCGACTTAATGTATATTTTATGTGGCACTATTTTAAAACACGGACTTCAAGACAAAATTGAAGCTGTTTTTAACGAAATACACCGAAGCAACATGAGCAAACTAGATGAAAACGGAAAGCCTATTTATAGAGAAGATGGGAAAGTGCTGAAAAGCGAAAAGTACTTTAAGCCTAACATAAAAGAAATTTTAGAGAAATAA
- a CDS encoding OmpH family outer membrane protein codes for MKNVSTILNVVLLVAVAFLYYLHFSGKKSGISNTTNTSTSDSTVNSTLTPLLPKEIKPNKIVFVNTDTLISKLKWVKDLEKEAEAKQGWLEKNYKDKAQKYQDDYLMYQEKIQKGLLSVDQAKAADEDMKRRGEELANMEAQLQELQYDIQKKNMALKKDVTAYLNEYNKNAGYNYVLSYSGIGELLFANDSLDITNEVVAGLNEQYNQKNKKK; via the coding sequence ATGAAAAATGTATCAACCATTTTAAATGTAGTTCTGCTTGTTGCAGTTGCATTTTTGTATTATTTACACTTTAGTGGTAAAAAAAGTGGAATTTCTAACACGACAAACACTTCCACCTCGGATAGTACAGTTAATAGCACACTAACTCCGCTTTTACCCAAAGAGATAAAGCCAAACAAAATAGTTTTTGTAAATACAGATACACTTATCAGCAAATTAAAGTGGGTTAAAGACTTAGAAAAAGAGGCAGAAGCTAAACAAGGCTGGTTAGAAAAAAACTACAAGGATAAAGCTCAAAAATACCAAGATGATTATTTAATGTATCAAGAAAAAATCCAAAAAGGGCTTTTATCAGTTGACCAAGCCAAAGCCGCTGACGAAGACATGAAACGCAGAGGCGAGGAACTTGCTAATATGGAAGCCCAATTACAAGAATTGCAATACGATATTCAGAAAAAAAACATGGCACTCAAAAAGGATGTTACTGCCTACCTAAACGAGTATAACAAAAATGCAGGATACAATTATGTTTTATCGTATTCGGGCATTGGCGAATTGCTATTTGCAAACGATTCCCTAGATATTACCAACGAAGTGGTGGCTGGATTGAACGAGCAATACAACCAAAAGAATAAAAAGAAATAA
- a CDS encoding S8 family serine peptidase: MKKLLFLFIALPAFIFSQLNTNSYQSKRLWVKLKNPSLSITSVSGVSQEATIPDVFTNFGKSVRINKVSKSFTNISNFPALQNIYEVDLASVNDVGRAIKVLKSSPEVEYAESIPLEKLSYNPNDPNYSAQWELAKINASGAWNLNKGSTSVVVAVIDDAIQINHADLASSIWVNSLDNNTNGVDNDNNGYIDDKNGFDVADNDNDPSPTSAQFFHGTQVAGAAAATTDNAKGVASIGFKIKIMPIKASNVANAITHGYEGILYAAINKANVICLAWGSPVATVTGQSIIDFAYSKGCVIVAAAGNDNTNAMYYPAAYNNVIAVASTNNGDVKSSFSNFGNWIDVSAPGDNIFTTTYTMVANSGYSTASGTSISAGIVSGLCGLMLSYKPAVTQQDIENCLKNNADQSIYSLAGNTAYAGLLGSGRIESSSALSCLLGTQYNTPIADFEANYTTIYAGSKISFTNKSKHAPTSYQWRVDTGAANLVSPQTNLSNITFKTPGVYTVTLSATNSFGTDVEVKTNYITVLSGPKGCDTLYWENNPFSNNPNPNKWSASLWTYPDAAASGGHAFGVNSLLHKEIAQLYGVSNGLNYVHRITLLLGKTSAPASSIASKYIKIKVYGLDSITRKPVDINAPVTNVPLSTLLNASPSGIKTVIINLPAIKIPSVGIAGVKPDSFFVSIAMQGGGLNEGNLQWAASNGDTMALIGSSFAPVQNPNEDLIWYKKADNSWCHLKASGGCTPWDFISKSHIHMFPHMTDLAPEVQFTTSSDTICENDFIVFDATNSKFNTSLGWDFGGGKPNVSSRIVDTIYFTNSGSTPKTYNVKLVGVSSGCANLTDTLIKTIVVNPKPQINVSLSPGNSICIGSGDTLTAVASGASSYSWSPSSGLSATIGDTVKIVPLLNNQTYEVAATTANGCYGATSFNVYLDTMPVANGNVSVTNTIPNQFINLDATTSSNVATFVWSMPGATPASSTSPLATIKYTSAGTYTVNLKVTNSCGSDSSFSQIITITPNTGIGEWFTTKHITSMYSADDKSVFVSVNNLASMENATLVLTNQLGQQNYVQAIDIQNGQNSYAVPASTLSKGIYYLTIGNVKGMYVNKIVVQ, encoded by the coding sequence ATGAAGAAATTACTATTTCTTTTCATTGCTTTACCTGCATTTATTTTTTCACAGTTAAACACCAATTCCTACCAATCCAAAAGGTTGTGGGTAAAACTAAAAAATCCTAGTTTATCCATCACTAGCGTTTCCGGTGTAAGTCAAGAAGCTACAATTCCTGATGTGTTTACCAATTTTGGTAAATCAGTAAGAATAAATAAGGTTAGTAAGTCATTTACCAATATTTCCAATTTTCCAGCCCTACAAAATATATACGAAGTCGATTTAGCTTCGGTAAATGATGTTGGGAGAGCAATCAAGGTGTTAAAATCTTCTCCGGAAGTGGAATATGCCGAATCAATTCCGTTGGAAAAATTGAGTTATAATCCAAACGACCCTAATTATTCAGCGCAATGGGAGCTTGCTAAAATTAATGCATCCGGAGCATGGAATCTTAATAAAGGAAGTACAAGTGTTGTTGTTGCTGTTATTGATGATGCAATACAAATTAATCATGCCGATTTAGCATCTAGTATTTGGGTAAACTCCTTAGATAATAATACAAATGGAGTGGATAATGACAATAATGGTTATATAGACGATAAGAATGGATTTGATGTTGCCGATAATGATAACGACCCAAGCCCTACTTCTGCACAATTTTTTCATGGAACTCAAGTAGCAGGTGCTGCTGCGGCAACCACAGATAATGCCAAGGGTGTTGCCTCCATAGGATTTAAAATAAAAATAATGCCAATAAAGGCCAGTAATGTAGCCAATGCAATTACGCATGGCTACGAAGGTATTTTATATGCAGCCATCAATAAAGCAAACGTTATTTGTTTGGCTTGGGGAAGTCCTGTTGCTACTGTTACCGGGCAAAGTATAATTGATTTTGCCTACTCAAAAGGATGTGTAATTGTAGCGGCTGCAGGTAATGATAATACAAACGCAATGTACTATCCAGCGGCATACAATAATGTAATAGCTGTTGCTTCTACCAATAATGGAGATGTAAAATCTTCATTTTCTAATTTTGGAAATTGGATAGATGTTTCTGCTCCTGGCGATAATATTTTTACAACTACCTATACTATGGTAGCAAATTCAGGTTATTCTACAGCATCAGGAACATCTATATCGGCAGGTATTGTGTCTGGTTTATGTGGGTTGATGTTATCTTATAAACCTGCAGTTACTCAGCAGGATATAGAAAATTGTTTAAAAAACAATGCAGATCAAAGTATTTACAGTTTAGCCGGGAATACCGCATATGCTGGTTTGTTGGGGTCGGGAAGGATAGAAAGTTCAAGTGCATTGAGTTGTTTGTTGGGTACACAGTACAATACACCAATTGCAGATTTTGAGGCCAACTATACAACCATCTATGCCGGTTCTAAAATATCGTTTACCAATAAATCCAAACATGCTCCAACTTCTTATCAATGGCGTGTAGATACAGGTGCAGCTAATTTAGTTTCTCCCCAAACAAACTTATCTAATATTACATTTAAAACTCCGGGAGTTTATACCGTTACATTATCTGCCACCAATAGTTTTGGAACAGACGTGGAGGTTAAAACAAATTACATTACCGTATTGTCTGGACCAAAAGGGTGCGATACCTTGTATTGGGAAAATAATCCTTTTTCAAATAATCCAAATCCAAATAAATGGTCGGCTTCTTTGTGGACATATCCTGATGCAGCAGCAAGCGGTGGTCATGCGTTTGGTGTAAATAGTTTATTACACAAAGAGATTGCACAATTGTACGGAGTAAGTAACGGATTGAATTATGTTCATAGAATAACGTTGTTGCTTGGTAAAACAAGTGCACCTGCATCTAGTATTGCATCTAAATACATAAAGATTAAGGTATATGGATTGGATTCCATTACAAGAAAACCGGTGGATATTAACGCTCCGGTAACGAATGTTCCTCTATCTACTTTGCTAAATGCTTCACCTTCCGGTATTAAAACTGTTATCATTAATTTACCTGCTATTAAAATTCCATCTGTAGGAATTGCAGGTGTTAAGCCTGATAGTTTCTTTGTGAGTATTGCAATGCAGGGTGGTGGATTAAACGAAGGTAATTTGCAATGGGCTGCAAGCAATGGAGATACAATGGCGTTGATTGGGTCTAGTTTTGCACCAGTTCAAAATCCAAATGAGGATTTAATTTGGTATAAAAAAGCTGATAATTCTTGGTGTCATTTAAAGGCAAGTGGCGGCTGTACTCCATGGGATTTTATTTCGAAATCTCATATTCATATGTTTCCTCATATGACAGATTTAGCACCTGAAGTTCAGTTTACCACAAGTTCAGACACTATTTGTGAGAATGATTTTATTGTGTTTGACGCTACTAACTCAAAATTCAATACTTCGCTAGGTTGGGATTTTGGAGGAGGTAAGCCGAATGTTTCTTCAAGAATTGTAGATACAATTTATTTTACGAACAGTGGTTCAACTCCCAAAACGTATAATGTAAAATTGGTAGGTGTTTCATCAGGGTGTGCAAATCTTACAGACACATTGATTAAAACAATAGTTGTTAATCCCAAACCACAAATTAATGTGTCTTTATCTCCCGGCAATTCAATTTGTATAGGTTCAGGAGATACGCTTACGGCTGTGGCTTCAGGTGCTAGTTCTTACAGTTGGTCGCCATCCTCTGGATTGAGTGCTACAATTGGAGATACAGTAAAAATTGTTCCGTTGCTGAATAATCAAACATACGAGGTTGCTGCAACAACTGCTAATGGTTGTTATGGGGCTACATCTTTTAATGTTTACTTAGATACGATGCCTGTTGCAAATGGAAATGTATCTGTAACCAATACTATTCCTAATCAGTTTATAAATTTAGATGCTACAACCAGTTCGAATGTAGCTACTTTTGTTTGGTCAATGCCTGGCGCAACACCTGCATCATCAACCTCTCCGCTAGCAACCATAAAATACACCAGCGCAGGAACGTATACTGTTAATTTGAAAGTAACAAACAGTTGTGGTTCCGATAGTTCATTCTCCCAAATAATTACAATAACACCTAATACGGGAATAGGAGAATGGTTTACCACCAAACACATTACCTCTATGTATAGTGCTGATGATAAATCAGTTTTCGTATCGGTAAATAATTTAGCAAGTATGGAAAATGCTACACTTGTTTTGACTAATCAGTTAGGTCAGCAAAATTATGTTCAAGCAATTGATATACAAAACGGTCAGAATAGCTACGCTGTGCCTGCAAGTACGTTGTCTAAAGGGATTTACTATTTAACAATTGGGAATGTAAAAGGAATGTATGTGAATAAAATTGTTGTACAGTAA